From Scomber japonicus isolate fScoJap1 chromosome 22, fScoJap1.pri, whole genome shotgun sequence, one genomic window encodes:
- the pnp5a gene encoding purine nucleoside phosphorylase 5a, which produces MFPEANNGYSYEDCKATSDWLLAQTDVRPLVGIVCGSGLGGLADMLKDQVAFNYKDIPNFPQSTVHGHAGRLVFGTLKGRPCVCMQGRFHLYEGYPIQKITLPMRIFKLLGVETVMLTNAAGGLNQDFKVGDIMIIKDHLNMPGFAGNNPLSGPNDERFGVRFPCMSDAYDRDLQQLAMDVGQELGFGDFLKEGVYCVLGGPSFETIAECRMLHKLGADAVGMSTVHEVIIARHCGMRVFALSLITNQAVVDYDSEEKANHEEVLQTGKQRAEQLERLVSTMVTKIEHNNNYA; this is translated from the exons CTACAGCTACGAGGACTGCAAAGCcacttctgattggctgctggcCCAAACAGACGTCCGGCCCTTAGTTGGCATTGTGTGCGGCTCAGGGCTCGGAGGGCTTGCTGACATGTTAAAGGACCAGGTAGCCTTCAACTACAAGGACATCCCCAACTTCCCCCAGAGCACTG TGCATGGACACGCAGGACGGCTGGTGTTTGGCACATTAAAGGGGAggccatgtgtgtgtatgcaggggCGCTTCCACCTGTATGAGGGCTACCCAATCCAGAAG attaCACTGCCTATGCGTATCTTCAAGCTGCTCGGTGTGGAGACAGTGATGCTGACCAACGCAGCTGGAGGCCTTAATCAGGACTTTAAAGTGGGAGACATCATGATCATCAAAGATCACCTCAACATGCCCGGCTTTGCTGGCAACAACCCCCTGTCTGGTCCCAACGATGAGAG GTTCGGTGTGCGTTTCCCCTGCATGTCTGACGCATACGACAGAGATCTCCAGCAGCTGGCCATGGATGTGGGACAGGAGCTTGGCTTTGGAGACTTCCTGAAGGAGGGCGTCTACTGCGTGCTGGGTGGACCCTCATTCGAAACCATCGCTGAGTGCCGTATGCTGCACAAACTGGGCGCTGATGCTGTTG GCATGAGCACAGTCCATGAAGTCATCATTGCACGTCACTGCGGCATGCGCGTCTTCGCCCTTTCACTGATCACCAACCAGGCGGTGGTGGACTACGACAGCGAAGAGAAGGCCAACCACGAGGAGGTCCTCCAGACAGGCAAGCAGAGAGCGGAGCAGCTGGAGCGGCTGGTTTCCACCATGGTGACCAAGATTGAGCACAACAACAACTACGCCTAA